In one Balaenoptera acutorostrata chromosome 5, mBalAcu1.1, whole genome shotgun sequence genomic region, the following are encoded:
- the C5H4orf19 gene encoding uncharacterized protein C4orf19 homolog: MGCRCCKMLQSYLFDPVQVPSPGYVNEVNSCKLDEDDAVKVKGKQSREVLVHKDDPPSESSKRTASRGQTAAPQEPCGPPQGPLLPGDTAGGPCAEKTGGALNGLGPAAALQLAGDPGCPQGDRGSWASATNKGHTTRPFLEGGSAREPDCVLLASGETRVIGSGDSSASCAAGHPTWEVPDHVLQIPAPDYPRLWGPADDDADHVDGEEKDCLFKSHTEEEPREGAHPRAGERGLNMPFSVKRSWDSLNEAVATEVLSVYFKEEDPAQDVPVVDSRNGWEETQGSPGDASGETADEDAEVAEALAALEAATAGEDVDEAE, from the exons ATGGGGTGCAGGTGCTGTAAAATGCTACAAAG CTATCTCTTCGATCCAGTTCAAGTGCCCTCCCCTGGTTATGTCAACGAAGTAAACAGCTGCAAGTTAGATGAAGACGATGCCGTTAAGGTAAAAGGCAAACAGAGCCGCGAAGTGCTGGTACACAAGGATGACCCTCCGAGCGAGAGCTCCAAGAGGACCGCAAGCAGGGGCCAAACGGCTGCTCCGCAGGAGCCCTGCGGGCCGCCACAAGGACCGCTTCTCCCGGGGGACACGGCGGGGGGACCCTGCGCCGAGAAGACTGGCGGGGCCCTCAATGGCCTCGGCCCCGCTGCTGCCCTGCAGCTCGCTGGCGATCCCGGGTGCCCCCAGGGGGACAGGGGCTCCTGGGCCAGTGCAACAAACAAGGGTCACACGACTCGGCCCTTCCTTGAAGGAGGAAGCGCCAGGGAACCGGACTGCGTGCTGCTGGCTTCAGGAGAGACCCGTGTCATCGGAAGTGGCGACTCCAGCGCGTCTTGTGCGGCGGGGCAtcccacctgggaagtcccagaCCACGTCCTCCAGATACCCGCCCCGGATTACCCTCGGCTGTGGGGCCCAGCCGACGACGACGCCGATCACGTTGATGGCGAAGAAAAGGACTGCCTTTTCAAGAGCCACACAGAGGAGGAGCCCCGGGAAGGCGCTCACCCCAGGGCGGGGGAGCGTGGTTTGAATATGCCCTTCTCCGTGAAGAGAAGCTGGGATTCGTTAAACGAGGCCGTGGCAACTGAAGTTCTAAGTGTATACTTTAAAGAAGAGGATCCTGCTCAGGACGTGCCTGTGGTCGATTCGAGAAACGGGTGGGAGGAGACCCAGGGCTCCCCTGGAGATGCGAGCGGGGAGACGGCGGATGAGGACGCGGAGGTGGCCGAAGCCCTGGCCGCTTTAGAGGCAGCTACTGCGGGAGAAGATGTGGACGAGGCAGAGTAG